The Clavelina lepadiformis chromosome 3, kaClaLepa1.1, whole genome shotgun sequence region ACCGTCTCAAATACGATCAGTGATCGCCCTGCTTCAACGGAGCTGACGTGTTACTGGTTTTACATGACAAGTAACGATCGATATCTTTAAATAGTTTAAAATTGATCAATTTTTAGTGggttaaaatcaatttaattttcagcaaaaaattagctaaatgtaaaaaacagCTATTTTACTACTGCCATTTAAATCATCGCTATAATGTCAGCTATACCAAGTACCTCatggtaaaaacaaaataacgtGATGTGCTTTACTGGACACAGTAATCAGTTTATCAACTTGCATATATAATcttttataataaatgtaatttaCAAATTTCGATAAGTTCTATGTAGTATAATCGAAGAAGCAACTGCATAAATATTTTAGCTTTTCATTGTCGTAAGTATaagaaactaaaacagttgtTCTGAGCACTATAAGCTTTCAATCACCCTGCAGTGTAATAAAAAGACTTATAAAGTTTCTTTCATTAATAATTCACAAGACAATCCTTGCTAAGTGGTCCGTAAAACCACTCCCTTAAAGAAGTCACAACACGTGGTGTCGATGGATGTCCAAACAAAGGTATTGAAGAATACCTTTCCGAATAGAACGGATTAAATAAATTGTCTACATTGATTCCGTGTAAAACACGACATAATTGACATAAACTGGTGCTTCTACCATAATTAGGCATTTCTTCAGGTTTCATTGTTCTCCATTTCATGTATTCTTTATAGGCTGTCGCATTTTTATCTAAATATTTTAGGTAATTtactaaattttgcaaattttcaaaatcgtCCACATAAATACATGAATTTGGTGGTACAACAGCTTGGTAATCTGATTTATTAGCTCCGAAGACGACTGGAACAGCTCCTCCTTTGAAAGCATTTACAAATAGTTTTTCAGTGACGTAATCAAGACAGTGATAGCTGTTTTCAAAAGCGAAGTAGAACTTGAATTCACTGATAATTTCAAGCTGCTGCCCTCGAGGTGCTGGTTtgttttttggaaaacaaCTTCCTCGTCGATCAACTGGAAGCCCAGCATTTATCAAATCCTGAACCAGTTTCATCCTGGTTTGGGCCCCTTTGGTAGCACCACAATTTGAAACTATCCAAATGACCATGGCGTTCTTTTTTGATATCAGTTGATCAAGATCTTTATTTGGATCTCCTGACCCGCTTGAttgtatattttgtaaaacgtcAG contains the following coding sequences:
- the LOC143449348 gene encoding 4-galactosyl-N-acetylglucosaminide 3-alpha-L-fucosyltransferase FUT6-like isoform X2; this translates as MEKPVTSKTLVVFIILATTFLYIYHNYRSTENFTKFHKKQHATSGWPKKLTSPNNSKNQLNDTRTSARTELEQGKSAKLDLMQTLVGLSQKVHEVLFNVTEQYNIIIWEPPFGAKSTNHLDQSKCGACDVSYDKAKVKDLATKAIVYHFNELRLNKMPQTRRSDQYYVWWSMEGPPALRELRGMKLSEYDNVFNLTMTYRQDSDIYNPYSTAADVLQNIQSSGSGDPNKDLDQLISKKNAMVIWIVSNCGATKGAQTRMKLVQDLINAGLPVDRRGSCFPKNKPAPRGQQLEIISEFKFYFAFENSYHCLDYVTEKLFVNAFKGGAVPVVFGANKSDYQAVVPPNSCIYVDDFENLQNLVNYLKYLDKNATAYKEYMKWRTMKPEEMPNYGRSTSLCQLCRVLHGINVDNLFNPFYSERYSSIPLFGHPSTPRVVTSLREWFYGPLSKDCLVNY
- the LOC143449348 gene encoding 4-galactosyl-N-acetylglucosaminide 3-alpha-L-fucosyltransferase FUT6-like isoform X1, which translates into the protein MEKPVTSKTLVVFIILATTFLYIYHNYRSTENFTKFHKKQHATSGWPKKLTSPNNSKNQLNDTRTSARTELEQGKSAKLDLMQTLVGLSQKVHEVLFNVTEQYNIIIWEPPFGAKSTNHLDQSKCGACDVSYDKAKVKDLATKAIVYHFNELRLNKMPQTRRSDQYYVWWSMEGPPALRELRGMKLSEYDNVFNLTMTYSTLYRQDSDIYNPYSTAADVLQNIQSSGSGDPNKDLDQLISKKNAMVIWIVSNCGATKGAQTRMKLVQDLINAGLPVDRRGSCFPKNKPAPRGQQLEIISEFKFYFAFENSYHCLDYVTEKLFVNAFKGGAVPVVFGANKSDYQAVVPPNSCIYVDDFENLQNLVNYLKYLDKNATAYKEYMKWRTMKPEEMPNYGRSTSLCQLCRVLHGINVDNLFNPFYSERYSSIPLFGHPSTPRVVTSLREWFYGPLSKDCLVNY